One stretch of Rhinolophus ferrumequinum isolate MPI-CBG mRhiFer1 chromosome 27, mRhiFer1_v1.p, whole genome shotgun sequence DNA includes these proteins:
- the GREM2 gene encoding gremlin-2, whose amino-acid sequence MFWKLSLSLFLVAVLVKVVDARKNRPAGAIPSPYKDGSSNNSERWQHQIKEVLASSQEALVVTERKYLKSDWCKTQPLRQTVSEEGCRSRTVLNRFCYGQCNSFYIPRHVKKEEESFQSCAFCKPQRVTSVLVELECPGLDPPFRLKKIQKVKQCRCMSVNLSDSDKQ is encoded by the coding sequence ATGTTCTGGAAGCTTTCCCTGTCCTTGTTCCTGGTGGCCGTGCTGGTGAAGGTGGTGGATGCCCGGAAGAACCGGCCCGCGGGGGCCATCCCCTCGCCTTACAAGGACGGCAGCAGCAACAACTCGGAGAGATGGCAGCATCAAATCAAGGAAGTGTTGGCTTCCAGCCAGGAGGCCCTGGTGGTCACCGAGCGCAAGTACCTTAAGAGTGACTGGTGCAAGACGCAGCCGCTGCGGCAGACGGTGAGCGAGGAGGGCTGCCGCAGCCGTACGGTCCTCAACCGCTTCTGCTACGGCCAGTGCAACTCCTTCTACATCCCGCGACAcgtgaagaaggaggaggagtcCTTCCAGTCGTGCGCCTTCTGCAAGCCCCAGCGTGTCACCTCGGTCCTCGTGGAGCTCGAATGCCCTGGGCTGGACCCTCCCTTCcgactcaaaaaaatccagaaggtgAAGCAGTGCCGGTGCATGTCCGTGAACCTTAGCGACTCAGACAAACAGTGA